From Desmodus rotundus isolate HL8 chromosome 10, HLdesRot8A.1, whole genome shotgun sequence, one genomic window encodes:
- the FSAF1 gene encoding uncharacterized protein C1orf131 homolog produces the protein PRLGRWHPLRPLRGTPGVAILTRTEAARGPAARAQPAEPGSGGAALTRPGGLRVVSRSPTPRWRWSRGWGPPRPALLGSWTQCSRTSTTLQTGEREDEAGQKQIRKKKENKRDVETPVALGAEPAPPPGSPVRGQRKSASAFFWELREELQGAPAVTPTGAPAGPQAPCASAAPSPLDHGERVQVVEFHSRNKKRKQKPDQDENTKTKTSILEKVVNIQEFNLEKARLEVHRFGITGYGKGKERVLERERAVMLGAQPPKKSYVNYKVLQEQIKEKQAAKAGEKRMARDTDIFKKKRRKGQEDRKSKKKNSAPSILSNGRVGQVGKFKNGTLILSQVDIRKINSSRGAK, from the exons CCTCGCCTAGGGCGGTGGCACCCTCTGCGACCGCTCCGCGGGACCCCGGGCGTCGCCATCTTAACCAGGACGGAAGCCGCGCGGGGACCTGCGGCGCGCGCGCAGCCGGCGGAACCCGGAAGTGGGGGCGCAGCGCTCACGCGCCCTGGCGGGCTCAGGGTCGTCTCGCGGAGTCCGACCCCACGATGGCgctggagcaggggctgggggcctccTCGCCCCGCTCTTCTCGGCTCCTGGACGCAGTGCTCCAGAACCTCTACGACTTTG CAAacaggggagagggaagatgaagcaggacagaaacaaatcagaaagaagaaggaaaacaagagagACGTGGAGACTCCAGTGGCCTTGGGGGCAGAGCCAGCTCCCCCACCTGGTTCTCCTGTAAGAGGCCAGAGGAAGAGCGCTTCTGCCTTCTTCTGGGAGCTCAGAGAAGAGCTGCAGGGTGCCCCTGCCGTGACCCCCACTGGTGCCCCTGCAGGGCCACAAGCCCCTTGTGCCTCTGCAGCTCCCTCTCCCCTGGACCACGGGGAACGAGTACAAGTGGTGGAATTccacagcagaaataaaaaaagaaaacagaagccgGATCAAGATGAGAACACAAAG acCAAAACTAGTATCCTTGAGAAAGTCGTGAACATACAAGAATTTAACTTAGAAAAG GCTCGGCTGGAGGTGCACCGGTTTGGGATCACGGGctatggaaaaggaaaggagcgAGTCCTGGAGCGGGAACGCGCGGTTATGCTGGGCGCTCAG cctccCAAAAAGAGTTATGTGAATTACAAGGTTCTGCAGGAGCAGATCAAAGAAAAGCAGGcagcaaaggcaggagaaaagagaatg GCCCGGGACACAGATATTTtcaagaagaagaggaggaaagggcaggAAGACAG GAAATCCAAAAAGAAGAACTCGGCTCCCAGTATTCTGTCAAATGGACGGGTCGGACAGGTTGGGAAATTCAAAAATGGGACATTGATTCTGAGCCAAGTTGAcatcaggaaaataaattctTCCCGAGGGGCCAAGTGA